A window of the Thermoplasmata archaeon genome harbors these coding sequences:
- a CDS encoding archaellin/type IV pilin N-terminal domain-containing protein yields the protein MKAIIRKDDQAVSPVIATILMVAITVVLAAVLYVMVSGLISGPGPTKPFV from the coding sequence ATGAAAGCCATCATCCGCAAGGATGACCAGGCGGTGTCTCCCGTCATCGCGACGATTTTGATGGTCGCGATCACGGTGGTACTCGCCGCGGTGCTGTACGTCATGGTGTCCGGCCTGATTTCAGGGCCGGGCCCGACGAAGCCGTTCGT